The Candidatus Koribacter versatilis Ellin345 genome has a segment encoding these proteins:
- a CDS encoding GNAT family N-acetyltransferase — MNQQMQSSQSSPGDAATAASVVIRPCATPEEFRACVEVETEVWNFDASEAVSHHIMAVAHETGGQVFGAFDGQRMIGFALAFPAIRDGHVHLHSHMAAVISAYQERGIGQMLKLKQREEALSRGIKLIEWTFDPLQTRNANFNIRRLGAVVRRYLPNFYGVSSSPLHSNLPTDRLVAAWHLDSGRVRAHIAGKAHEPGDNQRKISVPKNMNELRHADPSKAAEIQLGVRRQCQDAFEQQYTVTAFTTDENNGYFILEKNYAY, encoded by the coding sequence GTGAATCAGCAGATGCAATCCTCACAGTCCAGCCCAGGCGATGCAGCGACGGCTGCCAGCGTGGTGATACGGCCCTGCGCCACTCCGGAAGAATTTCGGGCGTGCGTGGAGGTGGAAACGGAAGTCTGGAACTTCGATGCAAGTGAGGCGGTGTCGCACCACATCATGGCGGTGGCACACGAGACCGGAGGCCAGGTCTTCGGCGCTTTCGACGGGCAACGCATGATCGGCTTTGCGTTGGCGTTCCCTGCTATTCGCGACGGTCATGTCCACTTGCATTCGCACATGGCTGCCGTGATCTCCGCCTACCAGGAGCGTGGCATCGGTCAGATGCTGAAGCTGAAGCAGCGTGAGGAAGCTCTGTCGCGGGGGATCAAGCTGATCGAGTGGACGTTTGACCCGCTGCAAACACGAAATGCAAATTTCAATATCCGCAGGTTGGGAGCGGTGGTGCGCCGGTATCTTCCGAATTTTTACGGAGTGTCATCCAGTCCTCTGCATTCCAATTTGCCGACGGACCGTCTGGTTGCCGCGTGGCACCTGGATTCAGGGCGGGTGCGGGCTCATATTGCCGGTAAAGCACATGAGCCTGGCGACAACCAACGCAAGATTTCTGTCCCGAAAAACATGAACGAACTTCGCCATGCGGATCCTTCGAAAGCCGCGGAAATTCAATTGGGTGTACGTCGGCAATGCCAGGATGCATTTGAGCAACAGTACACAGTGACTGCATTTACAACCGACGAAAACAACGGCTATTTCATTTTGGAAAAAAATTATGCGTATTGA
- the menC gene encoding o-succinylbenzoate synthase produces MKLRSPFETSFGTTVNRRVLLVEVRSEGATGWAEITTPEGPFYNAETTDSAWHVFQDFIVPMVLGKSVERAADATLLMQGIRGNEMARAGFENALWVIEAIAKQQPLSKLLGGQREEIASGVSLGIQADTSVLLEKIQQELEAGYRRIKLKIKPGMDLQVVRQVREKYPTIPLMVDANSAYRLEDAPLLKELDAFDLMMIEQPLNWDDIYLHSLLQKQLKTPICLDECIHNAGHARAAIEMHACGIINIKLGRVGGHSEARHIHDVCLHRNVPVWCGGMLESGVGRAHNVAMSALPGFVLPGDVSASRRYWEEDIIEPEIEVRSNGTIPVPKTPGLGYEVNEDRVKRLTVREQEWRATSEVPVGALPNSV; encoded by the coding sequence ATGAAGTTGCGGTCGCCTTTTGAGACGAGCTTTGGAACCACGGTGAACCGGCGCGTGCTGCTCGTGGAAGTGCGCTCGGAAGGCGCAACGGGGTGGGCCGAAATCACGACGCCCGAAGGGCCGTTTTACAACGCTGAAACCACTGACAGCGCTTGGCATGTATTTCAGGATTTCATTGTGCCAATGGTACTCGGCAAGAGCGTGGAGCGAGCCGCTGACGCCACGCTGCTAATGCAAGGCATTCGTGGAAATGAAATGGCTCGGGCCGGCTTCGAGAATGCGCTCTGGGTAATTGAGGCCATCGCAAAACAACAGCCGCTCAGCAAGCTGCTCGGCGGTCAGCGCGAGGAGATCGCGTCTGGCGTGTCGCTGGGAATCCAGGCAGACACATCGGTCCTTCTCGAGAAGATTCAGCAAGAGCTTGAGGCTGGATACCGCCGCATCAAGCTGAAGATCAAACCGGGCATGGATCTCCAAGTTGTGCGCCAGGTGCGCGAAAAGTATCCAACGATCCCACTCATGGTGGATGCAAATTCTGCGTATCGGCTGGAAGATGCGCCGCTCCTGAAGGAACTCGACGCGTTCGATCTCATGATGATCGAGCAGCCGTTGAACTGGGACGACATCTACCTTCACTCACTTTTGCAGAAGCAATTGAAAACTCCGATTTGTCTCGACGAATGTATCCACAACGCAGGCCATGCGCGGGCAGCGATTGAAATGCATGCCTGCGGGATCATCAACATCAAGCTGGGAAGAGTTGGCGGTCACAGCGAAGCACGGCACATTCACGACGTCTGCCTGCACCGCAACGTTCCCGTGTGGTGCGGCGGGATGCTGGAGTCCGGCGTAGGGCGCGCACACAACGTTGCAATGAGTGCCCTTCCTGGATTCGTGCTACCCGGCGATGTCTCCGCGAGCCGCCGTTACTGGGAAGAAGACATCATCGAACCGGAGATTGAGGTGCGCAGCAACGGCACCATTCCGGTGCCAAAAACGCCGGGGCTCGGATACGAAGTGAATGAAGATCGCGTAAAGCGACTGACCGTCCGGGAGCAGGAATGGCGGGCGACATCGGAGGTTCCTGTCGGTGCTCTTCCGAATAGCGTGTAG
- a CDS encoding APC family permease, whose protein sequence is MPLLRTLTLRDVVLLIVGTVIGSGIFLVPGPVLRNVHNRVDLALAVWLLGGLLSLMGALTYGELGAMKPQAGGLYVYLRDCFGRPLAFLYGWALFFMMSSGSVATLAVAFSTYLRQIVPLNDIEAKIVASAMIVVVGVINVIGTRKSANVQNVATALKVAAILAMTVVLFALGGHSSATVTATTTQTGTLYSGFGLAMISVLWAYEGWQYCTFSAGEIADPQKTFPRALLVGSLVLVSVYVLANLGYLAALGAGGAAASNRVASDAIGAVLGPGFAKLISLAILVSMFSAANGLILTSPRVYYAMAQDGVFFRKLAEVHPRYQTPAFAVIAGCAWSIVLAVSGTFEQLLTYVIFTGWIFYAFGALAVFVYRRREPDAERPYRVPGYPVTPILFVLAATALVVNTVIAQPARAAVGLGLVLAGAPVYFIWNARSKRQAKD, encoded by the coding sequence TTGCCGCTGCTGCGCACCCTGACTCTTCGTGACGTCGTACTGCTCATCGTTGGCACCGTGATTGGCTCCGGCATTTTTCTTGTTCCCGGCCCGGTGCTTCGCAACGTGCACAACCGCGTGGACCTCGCACTCGCAGTTTGGCTCCTCGGCGGACTTCTCTCGCTGATGGGCGCGCTCACCTACGGCGAACTCGGCGCGATGAAGCCCCAAGCCGGCGGACTCTACGTTTACCTTCGCGATTGCTTTGGCCGCCCGCTCGCATTTCTGTACGGCTGGGCGTTGTTCTTCATGATGAGCAGTGGTTCGGTCGCGACCCTGGCGGTCGCCTTCAGTACATATCTGCGACAGATCGTGCCGCTGAACGATATCGAAGCGAAAATCGTCGCTTCCGCGATGATCGTGGTCGTCGGCGTAATTAATGTGATCGGGACGCGCAAGAGTGCGAATGTGCAGAACGTCGCAACCGCGCTGAAAGTTGCGGCCATTCTCGCAATGACCGTTGTGCTCTTCGCGCTTGGAGGTCACAGTTCCGCCACCGTGACGGCCACCACCACCCAAACCGGGACGCTCTACAGCGGCTTCGGCCTCGCCATGATCAGCGTGCTCTGGGCGTATGAAGGTTGGCAGTACTGCACCTTCAGTGCGGGAGAGATCGCGGATCCGCAAAAGACGTTCCCGCGCGCACTGCTTGTCGGAAGCCTTGTGTTGGTGAGTGTCTATGTTCTCGCTAACCTTGGGTATCTCGCGGCGCTGGGCGCAGGCGGGGCGGCTGCCTCGAACCGTGTAGCTTCCGATGCGATTGGCGCTGTGCTTGGACCGGGTTTCGCCAAACTGATTTCGCTCGCGATCCTGGTTTCCATGTTCAGCGCGGCGAACGGCTTGATCCTCACCAGTCCACGCGTCTATTACGCCATGGCGCAGGACGGCGTCTTCTTCCGCAAACTGGCCGAAGTGCATCCTCGCTACCAAACGCCGGCCTTTGCAGTCATCGCCGGTTGCGCCTGGTCGATCGTGTTGGCTGTCTCCGGAACGTTCGAACAATTGCTCACCTATGTCATCTTCACGGGTTGGATCTTTTACGCATTCGGCGCACTCGCCGTGTTCGTCTACCGTCGGCGCGAGCCCGATGCCGAGCGGCCCTATCGCGTTCCGGGATATCCCGTTACTCCCATCCTCTTCGTGCTTGCAGCGACTGCGCTCGTGGTCAACACCGTCATCGCGCAACCTGCGCGTGCGGCTGTCGGCTTGGGTCTGGTGCTCGCGGGCGCTCCGGTTTACTTCATCTGGAACGCACGCTCCAAACGCCAAGCCAAAGACTGA